The following proteins are encoded in a genomic region of Rhizobium sp. CCGE531:
- a CDS encoding methyltransferase domain-containing protein, whose protein sequence is MAKKKIDEDALAEAYNRALALEKAGDIDAAVQAYEQVLALDPEDHGGAAVRIASMGRGETPVKAPDAYVETLFDQHAEVFEDVLVEQLGYHVPVLVRQRLQALGLGPFKRMLDLGCGTGLTGGTLRDIAEDITGIDISQNMVEVAHEKDIYETLFVAEVEDFLDDNDEDAFNLITATDVLPYLGALEPLFFGAAENMTPGGLFIFSSETLPEATLAGRSYMVGPHQRFAHSETYVRERLTATGFELVEITDINVRTEDGEPTPGHLIIARRLAD, encoded by the coding sequence ATGGCAAAGAAGAAGATCGACGAAGACGCGCTGGCGGAAGCCTATAACCGGGCATTGGCGCTGGAGAAGGCGGGCGATATCGACGCTGCGGTTCAGGCCTATGAGCAAGTTCTGGCCCTCGACCCGGAAGATCATGGCGGCGCGGCCGTGCGCATTGCTTCGATGGGGCGCGGCGAAACGCCGGTGAAGGCGCCGGACGCTTATGTCGAGACCCTGTTCGACCAGCACGCCGAGGTTTTCGAAGACGTGCTCGTGGAGCAGCTCGGCTACCATGTTCCGGTCCTCGTTCGCCAGCGCCTGCAGGCGCTCGGCCTCGGCCCCTTCAAGCGCATGCTCGACCTTGGTTGCGGCACCGGACTGACGGGCGGCACCCTGCGCGATATCGCCGAGGATATTACCGGCATCGACATCTCGCAGAACATGGTCGAGGTCGCTCATGAAAAGGATATCTACGAAACACTCTTCGTCGCCGAGGTCGAGGATTTCCTCGACGACAACGATGAAGACGCCTTCAACTTGATCACCGCGACGGACGTGTTGCCCTATCTCGGTGCGCTGGAACCCCTTTTCTTCGGCGCGGCGGAAAATATGACGCCGGGCGGCCTTTTCATCTTCTCCTCCGAGACCTTGCCGGAAGCGACCTTGGCCGGACGCTCTTATATGGTCGGCCCGCATCAGCGTTTCGCCCATTCCGAAACCTATGTGCGCGAACGACTGACCGCGACCGGCTTCGAACTCGTCGAAATCACCGACATCAATGTCCGAACGGAAGACGGCGAGCCGACGCCGGGCCATCTGATCATCGCCCGTCGCCTCGCTGACTGA
- a CDS encoding glutathione S-transferase family protein: MSLILYQHPLASFCHKVLMALYENGTPFESRIIDLGNEGSRASLVRLWPLAKFPVLRDEALDSTVPETSIIIEYLDRHYPGATPLLPANPSDALCVRLWDRFFDQYVQDPMQRIVADVRRAEKDRSPQGVSEAQALLRTAYGMIEKQLDGKIWITGDSLTMADCAAAPALFYAETVVPFAEEHSRLKAYYRRLLERPSFARVLKEAMPYFHFYPYSEKLPAQFRPEKPNA; this comes from the coding sequence ATGTCCCTTATCCTCTACCAGCATCCCCTCGCCTCGTTCTGCCATAAGGTGCTGATGGCGCTCTATGAAAACGGGACGCCGTTCGAAAGCCGGATCATCGATCTCGGCAATGAGGGATCGCGCGCCTCTCTGGTACGCCTCTGGCCTCTCGCCAAGTTTCCGGTGCTGCGCGACGAAGCGCTCGACAGCACCGTTCCCGAAACCAGCATCATCATCGAATATCTGGATCGGCACTATCCCGGGGCAACGCCACTATTGCCGGCGAATCCGTCGGATGCCCTGTGCGTGCGCCTTTGGGATCGCTTCTTCGATCAATATGTTCAGGACCCGATGCAGAGGATCGTTGCGGACGTGCGCCGGGCAGAGAAGGACAGGAGCCCGCAGGGTGTGTCCGAAGCCCAGGCCCTGCTGCGCACCGCCTATGGAATGATCGAGAAGCAGCTGGATGGGAAGATCTGGATCACCGGCGACAGCCTGACCATGGCCGATTGCGCCGCCGCCCCGGCCTTGTTCTACGCCGAAACCGTCGTTCCCTTCGCCGAAGAGCATAGCCGGCTGAAGGCATATTATCGACGTCTCCTCGAGCGACCGTCCTTCGCCCGCGTCCTGAAGGAAGCCATGCCCTACTTCCATTTTTATCCCTATAGCGAGAAACTGCCGGCACAATTCCGGCCGGAAAAGCCGAATGCTTGA
- a CDS encoding metalloregulator ArsR/SmtB family transcription factor yields MLEEPQALDRMFQALSDPSRRGMIDRLGHGSASVTELAQPLDMALPTVMKHLQVLEASGLVLSEKAGRVRTYHLRKEALASVERWIAERKASWNEAFDRLDIFLADTSTETTDE; encoded by the coding sequence ATGCTTGAGGAACCGCAGGCACTCGACCGCATGTTCCAGGCCCTTTCCGATCCGAGCCGGCGCGGCATGATCGACCGGCTCGGACACGGATCTGCATCTGTCACGGAACTGGCGCAGCCTCTGGACATGGCGCTGCCGACCGTGATGAAACATCTGCAGGTGCTGGAAGCAAGCGGCCTGGTGCTATCGGAAAAGGCCGGTCGGGTGCGCACCTATCATCTTCGCAAGGAGGCGCTTGCCTCCGTCGAGCGATGGATTGCCGAGCGCAAGGCATCCTGGAACGAGGCCTTCGACCGGCTCGACATATTTCTGGCAGACACATCGACGGAGACGACGGACGAATGA
- a CDS encoding SRPBCC family protein → MSERSTEHTTITIERHFKAPLSRVFNAWAIPEQKQQWFACSGDWTQLDFQLDFRTGGSESNRTASTEGVVHAYQARYIDVVPNERFIYAFDMMLDDLRISVSLATVNFAPEPGGTKMTFIEQVVFLDDYNDNGSRLMGTEIGFDNLRLYVEADDARPN, encoded by the coding sequence ATGAGCGAACGATCGACAGAGCATACGACCATCACCATAGAGCGCCACTTCAAGGCGCCGCTGTCGCGTGTCTTCAACGCCTGGGCAATCCCCGAGCAAAAGCAGCAGTGGTTTGCCTGCAGCGGCGACTGGACGCAGCTGGATTTCCAGCTCGATTTCCGCACCGGCGGCAGCGAAAGCAATCGGACCGCCTCGACGGAGGGCGTCGTGCATGCCTATCAGGCGCGCTACATCGACGTCGTCCCCAACGAGCGCTTCATCTATGCCTTCGACATGATGCTCGACGACCTCAGAATTTCGGTATCGCTCGCGACGGTCAATTTTGCCCCAGAGCCCGGCGGCACGAAGATGACCTTCATCGAACAGGTCGTGTTCCTCGACGATTACAACGACAACGGCTCGCGGCTGATGGGCACGGAAATCGGCTTCGACAATCTTAGGCTCTATGTCGAGGCAGACGACGCCAGGCCGAACTAG
- a CDS encoding ATP-binding cassette domain-containing protein — protein MSIIELDRPQSSTANTAPQVAGAAAIHIKGLEKSFGNNRVLRGIDLDIPAGQFVAVIGKSGCGKSTLLRILMGLEEPSAGHLRFEAAGRDEAQANTRIVFQEPRLLPWLSVAGNVAIGLGEGVPQDVLRKATAAVLSEVQLAEKAGEWPSSLSGGQKQRVALARALVSKPGILALDEPLGALDALTRISMQELLNRVWRELGFTAVLVTHDVSEAVHLADRVVVLDEGRIVLDLAVPHPHPRRHGNPALAELEGQLLAAILGDARS, from the coding sequence ATGAGCATTATTGAACTCGATCGCCCTCAATCCAGCACGGCAAATACGGCTCCGCAAGTTGCGGGCGCTGCCGCCATCCATATCAAGGGTCTGGAGAAGAGCTTCGGAAACAACCGCGTCCTGCGCGGTATCGATCTCGATATTCCCGCCGGCCAGTTTGTCGCCGTCATCGGCAAGAGCGGCTGCGGCAAGAGTACGCTGCTGCGCATCCTGATGGGGTTGGAAGAGCCGAGCGCCGGTCATCTGCGCTTCGAGGCCGCCGGTCGCGACGAAGCGCAAGCCAATACGCGCATCGTCTTTCAGGAACCGCGCCTGTTGCCCTGGCTTTCGGTTGCCGGCAATGTCGCCATTGGTCTGGGTGAGGGCGTGCCGCAGGATGTGTTGCGGAAGGCGACCGCTGCGGTTCTCTCCGAGGTGCAGCTTGCCGAAAAGGCCGGAGAATGGCCTTCCAGCCTTTCCGGAGGACAGAAGCAGCGCGTGGCGCTTGCGCGCGCCCTCGTCAGCAAGCCCGGTATCCTCGCGCTCGATGAGCCGCTCGGTGCGCTGGATGCCCTGACGCGCATCAGCATGCAGGAATTGCTGAACCGCGTCTGGCGTGAGCTTGGCTTCACGGCTGTGCTGGTGACGCATGACGTCAGCGAAGCCGTGCACCTGGCCGATCGCGTCGTCGTCCTGGACGAAGGCAGGATCGTGCTTGATCTCGCCGTTCCCCATCCGCATCCGCGCCGCCACGGCAATCCGGCGCTGGCCGAGCTCGAAGGCCAGCTTTTGGCGGCGATCCTTGGCGACGCACGGAGCTAG
- the ssuC gene encoding aliphatic sulfonate ABC transporter permease SsuC, with protein MSAFDTSFVRVGSERRTRPAKVARQTISFQRFLPFLLPVAVIAAWQLASSFGWISTRIMPSPAEVVVAFWQTTISGQLPNNILVSAGRAFAGLLVGGSIGFLLGIANGVSRLSEQLTDTTLQMLRTIPHLAMVPLVILWFGIGEESKLFLTALGVLFPIYLNTYHGVRNVDRGLIEMGRVYGMSNWTLFRKVIFPGALPSILVGLRFALGIMWLTLIVAESIAASSGIGYMANNAREFGMTDVVVLTLVIYAILGKLADVIARTIERRALRWNPAYRN; from the coding sequence ATGTCGGCTTTCGACACATCCTTCGTACGCGTGGGCTCTGAACGCCGCACGCGCCCGGCCAAGGTCGCGCGGCAAACCATCTCGTTTCAGAGATTTCTGCCTTTCCTGCTGCCGGTCGCCGTCATCGCGGCATGGCAGCTCGCCTCGTCGTTTGGATGGATCTCCACCCGCATCATGCCGTCGCCAGCGGAAGTCGTCGTCGCCTTCTGGCAGACTACGATTTCCGGCCAGCTGCCGAACAACATCCTCGTCAGCGCCGGCCGCGCTTTCGCCGGCCTATTGGTCGGCGGCTCGATCGGCTTCCTGCTCGGCATCGCCAATGGCGTGTCGCGGCTCTCGGAGCAATTGACCGATACGACGCTGCAGATGCTGCGCACCATTCCGCACCTCGCCATGGTGCCTCTCGTCATCCTCTGGTTCGGGATCGGCGAGGAATCGAAGCTGTTCCTGACGGCGCTCGGCGTGCTCTTCCCGATCTATCTCAACACCTATCACGGCGTGCGCAATGTCGATCGTGGATTGATCGAAATGGGGAGGGTCTACGGGATGAGCAACTGGACGCTGTTCCGGAAGGTCATCTTTCCCGGCGCGCTTCCATCCATTCTCGTCGGGCTGCGCTTTGCCCTCGGTATCATGTGGCTGACGCTGATCGTCGCCGAATCGATCGCGGCGTCGTCGGGCATCGGCTACATGGCCAACAATGCCCGCGAGTTCGGCATGACCGATGTTGTCGTCCTGACGCTGGTGATTTACGCCATTCTCGGCAAGCTTGCCGATGTCATCGCGCGGACGATCGAGCGCAGAGCCCTGCGCTGGAATCCGGCCTATCGGAATTGA
- the ssuD gene encoding FMNH2-dependent alkanesulfonate monooxygenase, giving the protein MTATAKPIDFLWFIPTSGDGTYLGTADLNRGPEIGYLQQIAQAVDRLGFTGVLLPTGVSCEESFVTAAALSAHTQKLKFLVAIRPGTASPAYYARLASTLDRVSNGRVLLNIVVGGSPAELAGDGIHLEHDERYAHADEFFHVWEELLETGSSTFKGKYITATNAKLGLPPVQSPRPPLYFGGSSDAGIEFSVGRVDKYLTWGEPPALVAEKIEKVRAAAAKRGREVSFGIRLHFIVRETDEEAWAAADKLISKLDDETIREAQEQFVTQSDSVGQKRMAALHGGRRDKLEVSPNLWAGVGLVRAGAGTALVGSPTTVAARLREYQELGIETVIGSGYPHLEEAYRVAELLFPELGLGQEQQRAGFRNEFGAKQIFAGGSHGGNLKVVSGS; this is encoded by the coding sequence ATGACCGCGACCGCAAAACCCATCGATTTCCTCTGGTTCATTCCGACCTCCGGCGACGGCACCTATCTCGGCACGGCCGATCTCAATCGCGGGCCGGAGATCGGATATCTCCAGCAGATCGCGCAGGCTGTCGACCGGCTCGGTTTCACCGGCGTGTTGCTTCCGACGGGCGTCTCCTGCGAAGAGTCTTTCGTAACGGCCGCGGCGCTTTCGGCGCATACGCAGAAGCTGAAATTCCTGGTCGCGATCCGCCCGGGTACGGCGTCTCCGGCCTATTATGCGCGCCTTGCCTCGACGCTCGATCGCGTCTCGAACGGCCGCGTGCTGCTCAACATCGTCGTTGGCGGCAGCCCCGCCGAGCTGGCCGGCGACGGCATTCATCTGGAGCATGACGAACGCTACGCCCATGCGGATGAATTCTTCCATGTCTGGGAGGAACTGCTGGAAACCGGCTCTTCCACCTTCAAGGGCAAGTATATTACCGCCACCAATGCAAAGCTCGGCCTGCCTCCGGTACAATCGCCGCGCCCGCCGCTCTATTTCGGCGGCTCCTCGGACGCCGGCATTGAATTTTCCGTCGGCCGCGTCGACAAATATCTGACCTGGGGCGAGCCGCCGGCGCTGGTGGCCGAAAAGATCGAAAAGGTGCGGGCAGCAGCCGCCAAGCGCGGCCGCGAGGTCAGCTTCGGCATTCGCCTGCATTTCATCGTCCGCGAGACGGATGAGGAGGCCTGGGCCGCGGCCGATAAGCTTATTTCCAAGCTCGACGACGAGACGATCCGCGAGGCGCAGGAGCAATTCGTCACGCAGTCCGACTCCGTCGGGCAGAAGCGCATGGCGGCGCTTCATGGCGGCCGGCGCGACAAGCTCGAGGTGTCGCCGAACCTCTGGGCCGGCGTCGGGCTGGTGCGCGCCGGTGCCGGCACGGCGCTTGTGGGGTCGCCGACGACCGTGGCTGCGAGACTGCGGGAATATCAGGAGCTCGGTATCGAAACGGTGATCGGCTCCGGCTATCCGCATCTGGAAGAGGCCTATCGCGTGGCGGAGCTTCTGTTCCCGGAGCTCGGCCTTGGCCAGGAGCAGCAGCGCGCCGGTTTCCGCAACGAATTCGGTGCGAAGCAGATCTTCGCGGGCGGCAGCCACGGCGGAAATCTGAAGGTTGTTTCCGGCTCGTAA
- a CDS encoding aliphatic sulfonate ABC transporter substrate-binding protein, whose translation MISRRQTLGLLGATAAAFALPSLRPARAAAAKTLRIGWQKNGVLALAKRKGALEKRLSDRGIAVEWSEFTSGPPLLEALGAGALDFGATGDVPPLFAQAANGNLLYVGLYTGSPESSAILVRKDSPIQTLADLKGKKVAFKRGSSAHNVTVKALRKGGLTINDIQGLDLTPPDASAAFKTGAIDAWSIWDPYLAIAEADPDTRILTTARGIVDSFSYFLANGDFTKDNSQVIVDVIAELAKVGAAAQSNLDDTIAALSEITGVPTSVTRITLTRPGANLGGVSTITDAAIAYQQGLADEFHNLGIVPKKLTVTDIVWRPKAS comes from the coding sequence ATGATTTCGCGCAGACAGACACTCGGCCTCCTCGGCGCCACGGCCGCCGCCTTCGCGTTGCCTTCTCTCCGCCCGGCGCGGGCAGCTGCGGCGAAAACGCTTCGCATCGGCTGGCAGAAGAACGGCGTATTGGCGCTAGCGAAACGCAAGGGCGCGCTGGAGAAACGGCTGTCTGACCGTGGGATAGCGGTCGAATGGTCGGAGTTCACCTCTGGTCCGCCGCTGCTCGAGGCACTCGGCGCGGGTGCCCTTGATTTCGGCGCGACGGGCGACGTACCGCCGCTCTTTGCGCAGGCCGCAAATGGCAATCTGCTTTATGTCGGTCTTTATACCGGCAGTCCCGAAAGCTCCGCCATTCTCGTGCGCAAGGATTCGCCGATCCAGACACTTGCCGATCTCAAGGGAAAGAAGGTCGCCTTCAAGCGCGGCTCCAGCGCGCACAATGTCACCGTCAAGGCGTTACGCAAGGGTGGTTTGACGATCAACGATATCCAGGGGCTCGATCTGACGCCGCCGGATGCATCCGCCGCCTTCAAGACGGGTGCCATCGATGCCTGGTCTATCTGGGATCCCTATCTCGCTATCGCCGAGGCGGATCCGGATACGCGCATCCTGACGACGGCGCGCGGCATCGTCGATTCCTTCAGCTATTTCCTGGCGAATGGCGATTTCACCAAGGACAATTCACAGGTCATCGTCGACGTCATCGCTGAACTGGCCAAGGTGGGGGCGGCAGCGCAATCGAATTTGGACGATACGATTGCCGCGTTGTCCGAAATCACCGGCGTTCCAACAAGTGTGACTCGGATCACACTGACGCGTCCGGGTGCTAATCTTGGCGGCGTCTCGACCATCACCGATGCCGCGATCGCCTATCAGCAGGGGTTGGCCGACGAATTCCATAATCTCGGCATCGTTCCAAAGAAGCTGACCGTTACCGATATCGTCTGGCGACCGAAAGCGAGCTGA